A stretch of DNA from Bacteroidetes Order II. bacterium:
GAAGCCCAGCACCGGGTAATTGTTTTTGTACATCTGCATAAATAGTACCTCCAGCCAGCATATTGAGTAATTGCATCCCATAACAAATACCCAAGATGGGTTTTCCGGTTCCAGAAAAGTATTGTACGAATCGTTTATCCCATTCTCGCCGAACTGGATGCGTTTCGGACAAATCTTCCGGTAACTGGCCCACCAATCCATCACTTATTGCTGGCCCTCCGGTAATGACCAAGCCATCTAATTTGTCCGACAATTCCTGTACCCAATACTCGTCTTCTAAGATGGGAACAATCCACGGCAGGCCACCCGCTTCAGCAACGGCCTGAATATATACCCATGCCAGTTGTTGCTCGTCGGACTGAAAAGAAGTGGTAATCCCAATTACTGGAGTATATCCAGACATGTAAGCGTTTGGTTTTAGCGGACATTCAAGAGGCTTATTGGTGAAGATAATGAAATAATCCCCCAAATTAGCGTTTAATGGATGTTTTTTTTGCGGCGTTTCCCTAAAACTGTTTAAAGTTTCTCAGAGCGGATTGCTGATATAATCTCCTCCTCGGCACGACTTGAGGTAGTGTAAGCTACGGACTTGTCCTGTCATTTCGAGTACATCTTTATACACAGGATCGTGCCAGCCTTCTATGTCTATGCTTCCTTCAAAGCCCCCCAACCGAAGTTCTGTAATAACATCATGCCAGTTACAATCCCCAAAACCTGGTGTACGATGGAATGCAAAAGGTACGGTTCCATGAATGCCATGCGTTGCCAAAACGTCCTTCCGAATGGTAGCACACTTACCATGCACATGAAAGATCCGGCTCGACCATTGCCGAATTTGCGGAATTGGATCTAAAAGTGCAATCATCTGATGACATGGCTCCCACTCTAATCCCAAGTTTTCATTTTTCACCGTATTGAACATGCGCTCCCAATGCTCGGGATGATGGGCAATATTCCAGTCCCCAGTCTGCCAAGTACCATCCATTGCGCAGTTTTCAAAGGCCAGACGAACGCCACAATCTTCCGCCAAATTGGCCAATGGCGAAAAAACTTGGCTAAATTTTGGCAAAGACAGATCAATAGGTTGATTGCGTATGCGCCCCGTAAACCCACAAACCACATCGGTTCCAAATAGATGGGCATGGCGGATAAGTTGCTCCCAACCTTCGCGGGTCTCCTCATCTTCCGGCCCTTCCTCTAGCGGATTACCATAGATGCCAAGTGAACTAATCACCGCTCCGGTACCCGACAAGAGTTCCCGTAGTTCCGTTGCCAACTGTGTCAGGTCTATCCCTCCCAGTGTTCGCCACCAAGTAAGTTCAAAACTTTCAAAACCATGTGGTAGTATTTGACGGATATAAGACACCGGATTATTGGCTCCGGATACCAGGGTGCCAATTCGGATACCCAGTTCAGACGTAAACATGATCGTATAATTCTAATGAATGATGAAATACAAAAGTACAACAAATTCGCTTCGGTTCGCGTTGTGAACTTTGGTATCTTTTACAAAAAACAACACACCTAATGATGTTTGACCATAATGCCCGACTTCATATAATACTTTTTTTGTCTTTCTTTCTTGTCGGCATTTCTTACGCACAACAATTTTCAGGAAGGGTTATAGACGCAGAAACACGCAAACCACTAAATGCAGCTTCTGTCTTGATCGAGGGTCAGTTTAGCGGTCTCAAAACCGACGAAAACGGACGCTTCTCCATTATAGTAAATCGCGTCCCCTTTGCATTGGTGGTTCGATACGTGGGTTATGAATCTGCAAAACTCATTTTTACAAGACTCCCATCACAACCAGTTATTGTCCAACTTCGTGCAGTCAGTGTGCCTTTAGAAGTTGAAATTTCAGGCGAAGACCCCGCAATAGGAATTATGCGCAACGTGATTGCCCGAAAAAACCAGTTCTATGAATCATGGAAAACCTATCACGCAGAAATGTATGCTCGTTTTTCCCTTTGGGCAGGGCAAGAACTGGTTCAAATCAAAGAATCAAATGCAGATGTCTATGGGTATGGTGGCACCGAATTCAAAGAGTGGGTTCGTGCGTATCGAAACATCCCACAAACCGAGGAATCTTTTCGTTTTGCAGACCGCGAACCAATGATTAATTTTTACAACGATTTGGTTTTGGTGCAAGGCCGTTATTTACCCGGCCCCACCCATCCACGTGCCTTAACTTTATACAACTTCCGTCTTGGCAAAAAAACAACCACAAATCAGGGTGAACAAGCAGAAATATTTTTCACCCCCGCCCAATCCGAGGTAGCT
This window harbors:
- a CDS encoding gamma-glutamyl-gamma-aminobutyrate hydrolase family protein (Members of this family of hydrolases with an active site Cys residue belong to MEROPS family C26.), with the translated sequence MSGYTPVIGITTSFQSDEQQLAWVYIQAVAEAGGLPWIVPILEDEYWVQELSDKLDGLVITGGPAISDGLVGQLPEDLSETHPVRREWDKRFVQYFSGTGKPILGICYGMQLLNMLAGGTIYADVQKQLPGAGLHSNRRGADRHLLTIQSDSRLSRELGKTVCEVNTRHIQAIAHIGDGYNAVAFAPDGVVEAIEHVEKPILGVQFHPERAPDDTRTLFMNLVNHARIQAMKRMNLDIL
- a CDS encoding sugar phosphate isomerase/epimerase; this translates as MFTSELGIRIGTLVSGANNPVSYIRQILPHGFESFELTWWRTLGGIDLTQLATELRELLSGTGAVISSLGIYGNPLEEGPEDEETREGWEQLIRHAHLFGTDVVCGFTGRIRNQPIDLSLPKFSQVFSPLANLAEDCGVRLAFENCAMDGTWQTGDWNIAHHPEHWERMFNTVKNENLGLEWEPCHQMIALLDPIPQIRQWSSRIFHVHGKCATIRKDVLATHGIHGTVPFAFHRTPGFGDCNWHDVITELRLGGFEGSIDIEGWHDPVYKDVLEMTGQVRSLHYLKSCRGGDYISNPL